In Acidobacteriota bacterium, one genomic interval encodes:
- a CDS encoding protein-tyrosine phosphatase family protein: protein MSIDDGQDRPMENSYWIRPGRFAAGEYPGHWDRAWAAEKVRKLLDAGIDHFIDLTEQGELEPYSGIIAGEARRRGLEIGWERHPIVDLNVPSSPQRMVKILDAVDAALGDGRTVYVHCWGGVGRTGTTVGCWLVRHGRTGGEALRRIAEWWRGMEKNDYHPISPETREQREYVRSWSEPSTASVTGRPGETQ from the coding sequence ATGTCCATCGACGACGGCCAAGACCGTCCCATGGAGAACAGCTACTGGATTCGGCCAGGCCGTTTCGCGGCGGGAGAGTACCCTGGCCATTGGGACCGGGCCTGGGCGGCCGAAAAAGTCCGCAAGCTGCTGGATGCGGGAATCGACCACTTCATCGACCTGACGGAGCAGGGTGAGCTGGAGCCGTACTCCGGAATCATCGCCGGGGAGGCCCGTCGACGCGGCCTCGAAATCGGATGGGAGCGGCATCCCATCGTCGACCTGAACGTCCCCTCTTCCCCGCAGCGGATGGTCAAGATCCTCGACGCCGTCGACGCCGCTCTCGGCGATGGCAGGACGGTTTACGTTCACTGCTGGGGCGGCGTGGGACGAACCGGGACCACGGTGGGCTGCTGGCTGGTCCGGCACGGGAGGACGGGCGGCGAAGCCCTGAGGCGGATCGCCGAGTGGTGGCGGGGAATGGAAAAAAACGACTATCACCCCATATCGCCGGAAACCCGGGAACAGAGGGAATACGTCCGATCCTGGTCCGAGCCCTCGACTGCCTCCGTGACCGGCAGGCCGGGCGAGACCCAATAG